The Metabacillus sediminilitoris genome window below encodes:
- a CDS encoding ROK family protein produces MLFGAIEAGGTKFVCGIGRENGQIYDRVSFPTTTPQETMKQVVSFFSQKNIEAIGIGSFGPIDLNKDSTTYGYITSTPKPYWNNFDFIGEIKKHFSVPISFDTDVNGAALGESKWGAAKGLDSCIYITVGTGIGVGAMTEGQLLHGLLHPEMGHILIRRHPEDRFEGCCPYHRDCLEGMASGPSLEKRWGKAGLELFNNEKVWEIESYYLAQAIANYILILSPKKVILGGGVMKQEQLFPLIRKEVVKLLNGYIQANEILDDIDSYIVPPGLGDNAGLAGAIALAQNSLIEMRHL; encoded by the coding sequence ATGCTATTTGGGGCAATTGAAGCAGGAGGGACAAAATTTGTTTGTGGGATAGGCAGGGAAAATGGACAGATTTATGACCGGGTAAGCTTTCCAACCACTACACCTCAAGAAACAATGAAACAAGTTGTATCTTTCTTTAGCCAGAAAAACATCGAAGCGATCGGAATCGGCTCATTTGGTCCTATTGATCTTAATAAAGACAGTACAACTTATGGATACATCACAAGTACACCAAAACCTTATTGGAACAACTTTGACTTCATTGGTGAAATAAAAAAACATTTTTCAGTTCCTATCAGTTTTGACACAGATGTAAACGGTGCAGCCCTTGGTGAAAGTAAATGGGGAGCCGCAAAAGGGCTGGATAGCTGCATCTATATAACAGTTGGTACTGGGATAGGAGTTGGCGCAATGACAGAAGGTCAACTTCTTCATGGCCTCCTTCATCCAGAAATGGGCCATATCTTGATAAGAAGACATCCTGAGGATCGTTTTGAAGGATGCTGCCCATACCATCGAGATTGTTTAGAGGGAATGGCTTCAGGTCCATCGCTAGAAAAAAGATGGGGCAAAGCAGGATTGGAACTCTTCAATAACGAAAAGGTCTGGGAAATAGAATCTTATTATTTAGCACAGGCGATTGCTAATTATATCTTAATTCTCTCACCTAAAAAGGTTATTTTAGGTGGTGGGGTCATGAAACAAGAACAACTCTTTCCTTTGATACGAAAAGAAGTAGTAAAACTATTAAACGGTTATATACAAGCAAACGAGATTTTAGATGATATTGACTCTTATATCGTTCCTCCAGGTCTAGGTGATAATGCTGGATTAGCAGGGGCAATTGCACTTGCTCAGAACAGCCTTATTGAAATGAGGCATCTGTAA
- a CDS encoding LCP family protein — protein sequence MGESKKKRKRVRVRWGRVFGALLLLCIFIIGVYSVYQYIQGTVEANNKSFKNDKGNYSFQGKNDEIGAVNVLLLGSDSRGEKQARTDTIMVAHYDQRTHTVKLISFMRDMYTSIPGHGKGKLNAAYAYGGPELLRETITENFNLDINYYAIVDFKGFEEAVDILVPDGIQVDVPHVMSSGIGMELEKGKQILHGKELLGYVRFRQDRLSDFGRVQRQQEVVSKIMEESISIDNVAKLPKLLGILNSYVNTNMDTSTLFTIGKDIVTKKSGDLETLRIPEDGTFQNKRYEDNGEVLEVDFQQNKEALKEFLVGE from the coding sequence TTGGGAGAGTCGAAAAAGAAAAGAAAAAGAGTCAGAGTAAGATGGGGAAGAGTATTTGGAGCGCTTCTTCTTCTGTGTATCTTTATTATTGGGGTATATAGTGTTTATCAGTACATACAAGGAACAGTAGAAGCTAACAATAAATCATTTAAAAATGATAAAGGAAACTATTCTTTTCAAGGGAAGAATGATGAAATAGGTGCCGTAAACGTTCTTTTATTAGGAAGTGACTCTAGAGGGGAAAAACAGGCTCGAACTGATACGATTATGGTTGCACATTATGATCAACGTACTCATACGGTTAAACTTATTTCTTTTATGCGTGATATGTATACCTCTATACCTGGACATGGGAAGGGAAAATTAAATGCGGCTTATGCATATGGAGGTCCAGAATTATTGAGGGAAACCATTACAGAAAATTTTAATTTAGATATTAATTATTATGCTATTGTAGATTTTAAAGGATTCGAAGAAGCAGTAGATATCCTCGTTCCAGATGGAATTCAAGTAGATGTACCACATGTGATGTCTTCTGGTATTGGAATGGAGTTAGAGAAAGGTAAGCAGATACTTCATGGAAAAGAGTTGTTAGGATATGTCCGTTTTCGTCAAGATCGTTTGAGTGACTTCGGCCGAGTACAAAGACAACAAGAAGTTGTTTCAAAGATAATGGAAGAATCTATAAGTATTGATAATGTGGCGAAACTCCCTAAGCTATTGGGTATATTGAATTCATATGTTAATACAAATATGGATACTTCTACACTGTTTACTATCGGAAAAGACATTGTAACAAAGAAAAGTGGAGATTTAGAGACTTTACGCATCCCTGAAGATGGCACTTTTCAAAATAAACGCTATGAGGATAATGGTGAAGTATTAGAGGTGGACTTTCAACAAAATAAGGAAGCTCTCAAAGAGTTTTTAGTAGGCGAATAA
- a CDS encoding ferritin, producing MISEKLVTGLIKQMNYEFYSAHAYLGMAAYCSAESLDGFANFFLVQAEEERFHAMKFYNFINDMGERAIVEGFPAPHNGFDSVLEVFEKGLEHEKEVTRRIYELADIALDEREHATMTFLKWFIEEQVEEEATFDNLIQKLKRIDTDSNAFFMLDSELGKRTFASEA from the coding sequence ATGATTAGTGAAAAACTAGTAACGGGCTTAATAAAACAGATGAACTATGAGTTTTACTCTGCACATGCATATCTAGGAATGGCTGCTTATTGTTCAGCTGAGAGCTTAGATGGTTTTGCAAATTTCTTTCTAGTACAAGCTGAAGAGGAGCGCTTTCATGCGATGAAGTTTTATAACTTCATTAATGATATGGGGGAGCGTGCAATCGTAGAGGGCTTTCCTGCTCCACATAATGGTTTTGATTCCGTACTAGAAGTATTCGAAAAAGGGTTAGAACATGAGAAAGAGGTTACTCGACGTATTTATGAACTTGCTGATATTGCCTTAGATGAGCGTGAGCATGCGACAATGACGTTTTTGAAGTGGTTTATTGAAGAACAAGTTGAAGAGGAAGCAACATTCGATAATCTTATTCAGAAATTAAAGCGTATTGATACAGATAGTAACGCCTTTTTTATGCTTGATAGTGAACTGGGAAAACGGACATTCGCTTCAGAAGCTTAG